The Mycolicibacterium mucogenicum DSM 44124 genomic sequence GAGGACGTCTCAGCCGACACGTGGAAAAACGTTGCGCTGCAATGGTTCAAGGGCATCAATTCGGTGCTCGGGGTGCAGCGTACCGGCATCTACGGCGGGGCCCGCCAGGTCACCTGGGCGGCCGATGACGGCGTCATCGGCCGCTCCACCACCCCGGGGCATCGCTGGGCCTGGCAGACGCGGGCCTGGTCGGGCGGCGCCCGCGCGCCGATGGCGGTGCTGTATCAGTCGACGGTGGTGACGGCTTCCGACCCGGGCACGATGATCGGTGATTTCCACGTCGACGAGGACGACATCCTGGCCGCTGACTACGGCCAGTGGGACCTGGTTCGTTAGGCCGGGGCGCCCAACCGCGTCAGCGCGTATTCGGTGACGGTGATCAGTGCGTCGCGCGCCGACTGCCGCTGCCGCGCATCGACGGTGACGACCGGGATGTGGTCGGCCAGCGCCAGCGCCTTGCGGACCGCGTGGCCGGGATGCCTTGGCGCGCCGTCGAATTCGTTGACCGCGATGATGAACGGCAGACCGCGCGCCTCGAAGAAGTCGACGGCGGCGAAGCTGTCCTGCAGCCGCCGGACGTCGACCAGGATGATCGCGCCGATGGCGCCGCGCACCAGGTCGTCCCACATGAACCAGAACCGGCGCTGCCCCGGTGTGCCGAACAGATAGAGCACCAGGTCGTCAGCGAGGGTGATGCGGCCGAAGTCCATGGCGACCGTGGTGGTGTTCTTGTCGGGGGTACCGGCAAGCGCGTCGACGCCGACCGAGGCGTTGGTGACGATGGCCTCGGTGCGCAGCGGCATGATCTCGGAGACCGCGCCGACGAACGTCGTCTTACCGGCACCGAACCCACCCGAGATGACGATCTTCGTCGACGCGGGGGCGTGCCGATTAGAGAGCCCGTAGGCCACGCAGTGTCCTCCCGATCAAGTCACGCCGGTCGTCGATGCTCGCCGTGGTGCCGAGCGTGGCGTGTACTTGAAGATAACCCTGCGTGACGAGGTCGCCGATCAGCACACGCGCAACACCGAGTGGTATTGCTAACTTTGCCGCGACCTCGGCCACCGAGGGCCGGGTGGAACCGAGTTTGAGAATCTCGCTGCGTACGTCGTTGCCCGGCCAGTGCGACGCCGGGGCAGCCGCCAGCGGGTAGATCGGCGCCTCCATGGGCAGCTCGATCTCGGTGGTGGTCCGGCCCGCGGTCAGCGTGTAGGGCCGCACCAGGCTGGGCTGCTCCGCGGTGAATGCGGACTCCCAGGCGTCAGATGTCGGCTCCATGATGTGTCCTTATCGGGTCCTGCGGGCGGACTGCACGACGGTCCCGACGCGTTCGACGAGAATCGCCATCTCATAGCCGATCTGGCCGATGTCGCACGACCGGGTCGCCAGCGTCGCGAGGTTCGAACCGTCGCCGACGCGCATCAGCAGCAGGTATCCCTGCTCCATCTCGACCACGGACTGCAGCACGTGACCGCCGTCGAACAGCTGGGAGGCGCCGGTGGCCAGGCTGGCCAGCCCGGAGGCGACGGCGGCAAGTTGGTCGGCACGCTCGGTCGGCATCCGCGAACTCGCGGCCATCAGCAGACCGTCGGCGGACACCAGGATGGCGTGCGCCACCCCCGACACCTCGTCCGCGAACTTCGTGACGAGCCAATCCAGTGACTCGCGCTGAGTGGCCCGGGTCATCGCCGCTCCCCCGCGTCCGGGGACTGCGACCGACCGGCATGCACACCACCGAAGTGGCCGCTGATGCTGGCCCGCACCGCCGCGGGATCGCGCCGTGGTGCGCCCTCGCCGGAGGCTTCGGGCTGGGCGCCCTCGTCAGGCGCGCCGGGTACCAGCCGGGCACCGGGCTGCCGGACGGGCAGGCCCGCCTCGGTGTGTTCGACGACCGGCGCGTCCTGCGCGGCGGCCGCCGCCGACCACCCCTGGTCCCACACGGTCTGCCAGTCGAGGTCGGAGCTGTTCGCCAACTGCGTGGGATCGTCGATCAGCCATTCCGAGAGCATCTTCTGGTAGATGGCGTCCTCACTTCCGGCGGTGGCGCTCGGCTGCGGTGTCGGGGCGGGGCGGACGGGCGGCGCTGGTGGGGCTGGTGGACGGACCGGCTCGGGCGCCGGACGCACCGGCTCGGGTACCGCGGACGGCGTCTGGGCCCGGGCCGCGAAGAACGATGACGTGTCGGTCGGCGCCTGGGCGGGTCGCTCGACGGGTGACTCGGCGCGGCCGGCGATGCCGCTGGCGCCCGGATTGCGCTGCGGCAGGTTGAGGCCGCTGAGGTCACCCGCGTCAACGGGGCCGGCACCGAAGCCGTTGCGCGCCTCGGCCTCCACGAACGCCGGCTCCACCGATGGCGCGGGCGGCGCCGGGGGCTGGGCCACGGCGCCGAACGTCGCGAATCCGCCGGTGTCGGGGCCGAGGCCCGGTAGGTCCGTCACGCCGGTCTCCGCGGTCGACGAACCGTCCCAGTAGGTGCCGAAGTCAGGGATCGCGGGCAGCCCGGCCTGCAACTCGACCGGGACATAGATGCCGGCGGTGGTGCCCGATTCGGGATCGCCTTCGACGGTGTCGCGCAGCCGGACGACCAGGCCGTGCTGGGTGGCCAGCCGGCCGACGACGAACAGGCCCATGTGCCGCGCGGTGTACGTGTTGACCTCGCCGCCGGAGCGCAGACGGCTGTTGGCCATGCGGAGATCGGCTTCGGTCATGCCGAGACCGCTGTCGCTGACCTCGATCACCAGTGCACCGTTGGGCGCGTGCACCGCGGAGACCTGTACCTCCGAACTCGGCGGCGAGTACCGCAACGCGTTGTCCAGCAACTCGGCCATCATGTGCACCAGGTCGCCGGCGACCGAACCGTGGATCTCGGTGTCGGGCGCGGCCACGATGGCCACCCGGGTGTAGTCCTCGACCTCGGACGCCGCGGCGTTGATCACCGCGGTCACGGGCACTGGCTCGCCCTGTTCGTGCGGCACGTTGGTGCCGGCCAGCACCAGCAGGTTGGCGCCGTTGCGCCGCATCCGCGCGGCCAAGTGGTCCAGGCGGAAGAGTTTGGACAGGCGCTGCGGGTCCTGTTCGTCACGCTCCAGCTGGTCGATGACGGTCAGCTGCTGGTCGATCAACGACCGGCTGCGCCGCGACAGCGTCTCGAACATGTCGCTGACCTGGAGCTGCAGCCGGGCCTGCTCGCCGGCCAGCAGCACGGCCTGTTCGTGCAGCTCGTCGACGGCATGTGCCACCTGCCCGATCTCCTCGGTGCTCTGCACCGGCAGCGGGCGAACGGTCACATCGGCGCCGGACCGGACCTCGTCGAGCTCACGGACCAGATCCTCGTGCGCGACCTTGAGGGCGCTGGTGCGCAGCCGCCGCAGCGGCCGGATCAGTGTCCGGGCCATGTACAGCACGATGAGCAGGGCCAGCACCATGACGGCGCCGACGATCGCCGAATCACGGATGGCTTCGGTGCGCTTGGCGGTGGCCTGATCGTCGACCGCCGACACGACGGTCGCGGACACGCTGTCGAGCAGCTTCCCGGCGATGCCGCTGGTGGTCTGGATCGACTGGCTCAGGTCGGGGTTGTTGACTAGTTGCACGTTCGGGTCGGACATCATCGACATCCGTTTGACCATTTCCTGGGCCAGCTTCTGCGCTTCGGGCGAGCCGACACCCAGTACTTCACTCATGCCGAACAACGTCGACGGCTCCGTGCCGGCCAGGGTGGTCATCGAGCTGCGCAGTTCGTTGTCCGGCAGCTCGCCGCCGAGAGTGACGAGCAGCTGCTGCATCATCATCTGGCCCCGGGCGCCGACGGCCCGGCTCAGGCCCTGCGTCTGGGCGCGGATCTTCTCGTCATCGATGCGCACCGAACCGGTGATCGTGTCCTCGGCGGTCAGCAGGATCGGCGCATACAGCGTCACGCGCTCCCGCAGTCCGATGCTGTTGGCCGCGACCTTGTTGAGCAGCCCCTGACCACCGTCGAGCAGGGTCTTGACGCCGGTGCCGACGTCCGTCGCGACGTCGGTCTCCGTCAGCCGGTGCTGCAGACGTCGTTTGCTCTCGTCGTAGGCGCTCAGTGCCTGTTGCGCGTCGCCGCCGGTGGACGTGGCCAGCAGCGCGGCGTCGAACGTCGCCATGTAGTTCTCGATGGCGGGCACCATTTCGGCGCGGTCCGCCGCGCGCCGCAAATCCGCGGCGTCCGTCCAGCCCGAATAGATACGCATTCCGCCGAACGTGCCGGCCAGTACCAAAGGCACAAAGGCAATGGCGAAAACTTTCCAGGCGACCGGCCAATTCGACGGCGCGAATCGGGATGGGCGTTTCGCGGGCGCGCGGGAGACCTGATCAGCTGCCGAAAACTGTTGCGCAGCAGTCATCGCGGCTCGGCTTTCCCGCCGGCCATGGGTCCGCAATCGGTTACAGGCGCTTGGTTCATATTGGTGTTCCCCGCCGGATTATCAGCCCACTCGGGCACGGGAAATCCGCCTGGCAATCTGTCGCAGTATGACAGCGATGAGCAGCCGTTTCCATGCTTCACATCCAACGAACAGCGTTCGTGACCTATGTGTTGCACAGTTGTGTGGTAAAAGCGCGCGGCCATTGGTGTTTTAGAGTGCCTAGATGGCACGGAGCCGGCTGACCCCCGACCAACGTCGGGACCAGATCCTCGATCTCGGGATGGCGGCATTCTCTGTCCTGCCGTTCGAGCAGGTGGCGATGGAAGACATCGCGGCGCAGGCCGGAATCTCGCGGGCTTTGATCTACCACTACTTCCCCAGCAAGAAGGAACTGTTCGCGGCGCTCTGGGCGCGGGCCCACGAGAAACTGGCGCACGACTCGCACTTCACGGCCGTCGACACCGTGCGCGCCCAGATCCGTGCTGCGCTCGTCGCGCACTTCACGTTCTACGAGCAGAACCTGACGCTGATGATGATCGCCAATCGCAGCGCCATCGCCGCCGATCCCGCAGTGCGCAGCCCGATCACCTTCGAACTCACCCGGTTGCGTGACCACGCGCTGGATGCCCTGGACCTCGCAGGGTCCGGTCGTGATCTGGTGTCGGTCGCGTTGTCGGGGTGGCTGGCGCTGGTTCGCGAAGTGGCGTTGGAATGGCTTGAGTTGCAAAGCTTTTCTCGTGACGCCGCCGTCGACCTGTGCATGACCGCGCTCGACGCACTGGTGTCACCGCACGCCGACCTGAACCAGCTGCCCCATGGCGCCGGCAATTCCGCCGCAGCACAGTAACCTACTTCGGCCCCACCTAGACCCAGACAGAGAGGCGGCAGGGTGGCACTGAAGGTGCTGTTCTACTCACCCCGGATCGCGCCGAACACCGGCAATGCGATCCGAATGGTCGCAGCCACCGGCGCCGAGCTGCATCTGGTCG encodes the following:
- a CDS encoding sensor histidine kinase — its product is MTAAQQFSAADQVSRAPAKRPSRFAPSNWPVAWKVFAIAFVPLVLAGTFGGMRIYSGWTDAADLRRAADRAEMVPAIENYMATFDAALLATSTGGDAQQALSAYDESKRRLQHRLTETDVATDVGTGVKTLLDGGQGLLNKVAANSIGLRERVTLYAPILLTAEDTITGSVRIDDEKIRAQTQGLSRAVGARGQMMMQQLLVTLGGELPDNELRSSMTTLAGTEPSTLFGMSEVLGVGSPEAQKLAQEMVKRMSMMSDPNVQLVNNPDLSQSIQTTSGIAGKLLDSVSATVVSAVDDQATAKRTEAIRDSAIVGAVMVLALLIVLYMARTLIRPLRRLRTSALKVAHEDLVRELDEVRSGADVTVRPLPVQSTEEIGQVAHAVDELHEQAVLLAGEQARLQLQVSDMFETLSRRSRSLIDQQLTVIDQLERDEQDPQRLSKLFRLDHLAARMRRNGANLLVLAGTNVPHEQGEPVPVTAVINAAASEVEDYTRVAIVAAPDTEIHGSVAGDLVHMMAELLDNALRYSPPSSEVQVSAVHAPNGALVIEVSDSGLGMTEADLRMANSRLRSGGEVNTYTARHMGLFVVGRLATQHGLVVRLRDTVEGDPESGTTAGIYVPVELQAGLPAIPDFGTYWDGSSTAETGVTDLPGLGPDTGGFATFGAVAQPPAPPAPSVEPAFVEAEARNGFGAGPVDAGDLSGLNLPQRNPGASGIAGRAESPVERPAQAPTDTSSFFAARAQTPSAVPEPVRPAPEPVRPPAPPAPPVRPAPTPQPSATAGSEDAIYQKMLSEWLIDDPTQLANSSDLDWQTVWDQGWSAAAAAQDAPVVEHTEAGLPVRQPGARLVPGAPDEGAQPEASGEGAPRRDPAAVRASISGHFGGVHAGRSQSPDAGERR
- a CDS encoding DUF742 domain-containing protein; the encoded protein is MEPTSDAWESAFTAEQPSLVRPYTLTAGRTTTEIELPMEAPIYPLAAAPASHWPGNDVRSEILKLGSTRPSVAEVAAKLAIPLGVARVLIGDLVTQGYLQVHATLGTTASIDDRRDLIGRTLRGLRAL
- a CDS encoding TetR/AcrR family transcriptional regulator, encoding MARSRLTPDQRRDQILDLGMAAFSVLPFEQVAMEDIAAQAGISRALIYHYFPSKKELFAALWARAHEKLAHDSHFTAVDTVRAQIRAALVAHFTFYEQNLTLMMIANRSAIAADPAVRSPITFELTRLRDHALDALDLAGSGRDLVSVALSGWLALVREVALEWLELQSFSRDAAVDLCMTALDALVSPHADLNQLPHGAGNSAAAQ
- a CDS encoding roadblock/LC7 domain-containing protein, whose protein sequence is MTRATQRESLDWLVTKFADEVSGVAHAILVSADGLLMAASSRMPTERADQLAAVASGLASLATGASQLFDGGHVLQSVVEMEQGYLLLMRVGDGSNLATLATRSCDIGQIGYEMAILVERVGTVVQSARRTR
- a CDS encoding GTP-binding protein; the protein is MAYGLSNRHAPASTKIVISGGFGAGKTTFVGAVSEIMPLRTEAIVTNASVGVDALAGTPDKNTTTVAMDFGRITLADDLVLYLFGTPGQRRFWFMWDDLVRGAIGAIILVDVRRLQDSFAAVDFFEARGLPFIIAVNEFDGAPRHPGHAVRKALALADHIPVVTVDARQRQSARDALITVTEYALTRLGAPA